The sequence CTCATTTTGACCAGTGGGGGATTACCTGCCTCAACTTGATGAGCAGCCCTGGTGCGGGGAAGACCGTACTCCTAGAACGTACCCTCGCGGCGTTACATCCAGAACTTCAGATAGCGGTGATTGAAGGGGACATGACGACGGAATTAGATGCCGATCGCCTGCGTCAGTATGGGGTACCTGTGATTGCCATCAACACGGGGCGATCGTGTCATCTCGACTCCCGAATGGTGGCGGGAGGACTGCATCAACTCACCCACAAGGTTGACCCAACCTCTTTAGATCTGGTGCTGGTTGAGAATGTGGGTAACCTGGTTTGCCCTGCTGAGTTTGAAGTTGGGGAACATGCCAAAGTTGCACTGTTGAGTGTCACCGAAGGCGACGATAAACCCCTGAAGTACCCGATTATGTTTCGGGAAGCAGATTGTTTGTTGGTGACGAAACTCGACCTCGCTCCCTATGTGGATGTCGATTTAGAGCGCATCGCCGCCAACGTGCGTCAGATTAACCCCGAGATTGTCCTGATTCCAGTGTCAGCAAAAACAGGGGTCGGGTTGGATATCTGGTTCGATTGGGTACGGACACAGGTCACCCGTCCCGATAAGTTGTCAGTAGTCACCCAGGAGTTCTCCGGTCGATGACCATTGCTTGTAACCTTGGCTTGTCCGTTCTCAGTTGTGAGGAGATTCTATGAAAATTCGCCGACTCTTAGCTTGGTTCGGTATTTTTCTCGTCAGTTTAATTGTTACGGTGAGTTGTGCTTCCCCCCCAACCACCCCGACCACCCCCACCCCCACCCCGACCACCTCAACTTCGGTGCGGATTGGTTTCAGTGCTTGGCCGGGTTGGTTCCCTTGGCAGGTGGCTGAAGAAGCTAAAATTTTTGCGGCCAATCAGGTAGCCGTGGATCTGAAGTGGTTTGATGGGTATCTGGACTCAATCAATGCCCTCACCGTTGGGCAATTGGATGGTAACAGTCAAACCTTAAACGACACCCTTAGCTCCGTTGCCGCTGGCTCTGATCAAGTGATTGTGCTCGTCAACGATAACTCCACGGGCAACGACCAAATTATTGTCCGGCAGGGCATTAATGCGATCGCTGATCTCAAGGGCAAGAAAGTGGCGGCGGAGGAAGGCACCGTCGATCATTTCCTGTTGCTGCTGGGACTGCAAAAGGCTGGACTCGCCCAGAAAGATATTGAATTTAAACCCCTGGAAACTGGGGCGGCAGCCGCCGCTTTTGCGGCGGGTCAAGTGGATGCCGTGGGCGTATTTGCCCCCTTTACCACCAAGGCGCTGGAACGTTCTGGCAGTAAGGTACTGTTCAGCTCCAAGGATTTTCCAGGGGCGATTTCTGATCACCTAGCAGTGAGCCGTAAGTTTCTACAAGCCCATCCCCAGGAAGTGCAGGCAATGGTGAACAGTTGGTTCGCCACCCTGGATTTCATTCAAAAAAACCAGCCTCAAGCCTTAGAAATCATGGCGAAGCGGGCGGGTGTGACGGTGGCTGAATATAAAGACTACGATGCCGGTACTCACATTTTCTCCGTGGCCGAAAACTTGAAAGCCTTTGAGCCAGGGCAAGATATGACGGCCTTACCCTTTGCTGCCAAACAAATTAGTCAGTTTCTCGTCAGTAGCGGTCTCATTAAGCAAGCCCCAGACTTGAGTAACTTGTTTGATCCGCAATTTGTCAAAGCCTACGCCGCCGCCCATCCCAGTTAATTGCCATGGAACCCAGCCACCCGCCAGATGTTGCCGAAGAAATGATGGACAGTCCCCTCTCCAACTTCCAGGTGTCAGCTCCAGATCCACGAAAAATGCTCTCGCCAACCATCTTTTGGCGGATTGCTGACCCAATTCCTCGCGCCTTAGCTTGGATCTTGATGACCCTGTCCATCGTGCTTCCCTTCAGTCTGTGGTGGCTGATTGCCTCCTCCGGAGTAGTGGCACCGCTGTTTCTGCCTTCCCCAGGCCAGGTGGGAGGGGCGTTGCAGCGTCTTTGGAGCAACGGTAGTTTACTCAAGGACAGTACCGCGAGTTTGATGCGGGTGTTGTGTGGGTTTTCCTTAGCAGCGCTGATTTCCATTCCCCTCGGCATTCTCATGGGAACCTTTACCAGTGTGAGATCGCTGGCAGAGCCGTTGATCGGCATTGTCCGCTATATGCCTGCGCCAGCCTTCATTCCTCTACTGATCCTCTACTTTGGCCTCGGGGAAACACCCAAAATTCTCCTGATCAGCATTGGCACTCTGTTTTTCAATACCTTGATGGTGATGGATGCGGTGAAATTTGTCCCCAAAGAATTAATTGAAACCACCTATACCCTCGGGGGACGGCGACGGCAGGTGTTACTCCAGGTCATCACCCCCTACGTCTTACCGAACATTATTGATGCCTGTCGGGTAAACATGGCCGCCTCCTGGAATTTGGTGATTGTTTCGGAACTGGTGGCTGCCACAGAAGGCTTGGGACGGCGTATCAGTGTCGCCCAGCGTTTCTTAAGAACCGATGAAATTTTTGCTGGTTTAATTACCATCGGCTTGATTGGCTTGATGCTGGATTTACTCTTTCGGCTGCTCTCCCGCGTTGCCTGTCGCTGGGCTGTGGAGTAAGGACATGCACTTAGAAGTTTGCCACCTGTTCAAACAATTCAAAACTAGACAGGGAACCCTCGTGGCCCTGAAGGACATCAACCTCCATGTCGAGACTGGGGAGTTTATCTGTGCAGTCGGGGCCTCTGGCTCTGGAAAGTCAACGCTGTTGCGGTTGGTTGCCGGACTCGATATGCCCACCGCTGGGGAGATTCGTGTCGATGACGTACCTGTCACAGGCCCAGGCCCTGATCGGGGGATGGTGTTTCAAAGTTATACCCTCTATCCCTGGATGAATGTTGCCAACAATGTGGGGTTTGGGCTGAAGTTGCGGGGCATGGCAGCGCGCGATCGCCATCAGCAGGTGAATTACTACTTAGACGTGGTGGGGCTGTCCCACTGTGCCCAGTGCTTTCCCAAGGAACTCTCCGGAGGGATGAAACAACGGGTGGCGATCGCCCGAGCCTTAGCTTCTCAGCCCCAAATTTTGCTCATGGATGAACCCTTTGGAGCCTTAGATGTCCAGACAAAGGAAACCCTGCAACAATTTCTGTTGCAAGTTTGGCGACGCACTGGCACCACAATTTTAATGATTACCCATGACGTCGAAGAGGCAGTGTTTCTCTCGGGGCGGATTTATGTCCTCACCTCCCAACCCGGCAGTATCAAACAAGAGCTATCTATCGATCTGCCCGGAGAACGTGACTATCAGATCCGCCGCCACCCTCGCTTCCAAAACTACAAAGATGAAATTGTCACACTGCTGCGCCAAGAGGCTCTGCCAATTTTGGCCTAAGCCTTGCTGATGATCCGTTGCACAATTTCCATTCCCGTCACGGCTTGCCAGCCAAATAGCCCAACCAGACTGACGTTCAGTGCAATGTGCAAGTAGCGAGCCCAATCGTGACCCTTTTGCATATAGGGTGAGAGGGAGGCTGAAATCGCGATCAATCCGGTCATGGTCAGACCAGCCAGCAGGTGGGGGCCAAAAAATAGTTTGCCATTGTTGATATAGGTGACGGCCATCCCGCCCAGGGTTCCCAACACCATAATTGCCAGCAGCAGGGAGCCGATCTGGTAATGCTTGAGATTAAATCGCCCCTTGATCAACTCTTTACGCTGTTCAGTCTCAACAGCCCGAGTTCGCCGAACCTGAATCCCCGTGTACAGGGCGTAAAGGGTGAGGGCTAACAACAGCCACATCAGGGTGGGATGGACAAAATTCAACCAGAACTTAGCGGACGGGGGGATCTCAAAAATCATGATAGCTGCGGTAAGGATCGCCGACACTTTATCATAATTTAATATTTCTTATTGTTTTGTCAACGATTTGACAGGTTAAGGCGTTTCTTTCTGGAAGCATCTCTTTGTTATGATTTGGGGCATTCACCCAGAAATCAGGGAGCAACCCGTTATGACGTGGGCACTGGTTACAGTCTGTGGAAACTTGGGTGCCAAACCCACCATCAAACATTTTGACACCGGGAATGTGGTCTGTAATTTTGTTCTCTATGTCAATCGTCCCAAAAGCGGTGAGACCGATGGCCCACCCCCGCTGAAACTCTATGTCGATGTCTGGGGCAAACAGGCAGACAGCTGTATGAACCTTCTCGATAAGGGCTCCAAGGCAACGGTCACCGGAACCCTGGACGAAGAGTCCTATCAGGATCGTGAAGGCAACCCTGTGACTCAGATCAAAGTTCGGTTTGCCCAAGTCTTGGACTATGGCTTTAAACCCAGTGGCGATCGCCCCGGAGACTGATCGACTGCAACCTTGAGTGGGCTGTCAAGATTTTTTTCATGGGTGAAAAACCCTCAAAAAACTCACCCCATTTCAAAGTCTTTACCTATCCACTAACGGTTGACGGCGTCCTAGCGGCGGGGGTTCGGGAGTAGCTGCCGCGAACTTGCCTCTTTGGGGGTATAGCTGTATTCACTCACTTCTCCCGGTTTACCCAGGGGTTTCATCGGTGCGCCATTGAATCCCGCCAGGATATTACCGGCGTTCCCCACCCGTAGAATCAGTTTCTCCCGTGCCGTCCAGGTTTTCTGGGTACCTTTGGACAAGATACCTTCATACTGGATTTTGCCATCCGTCGTGACTTGGAGCCAGGACTGTCCCTGGAAATTGAGCACCACTTGGATGGGACGATGTCCCTGAGACACCATGGGTTGATTGGAAAATTGTGGCTTGGGGACAGGCTCTCCACTGATGACACTATAGCGCTGGCGATCCTTAGCCAGATCCGTCTGTGCCTGTTTAGCGACAAAGGCAGTCGGTGGAATTACTTCTAAAAGGTTGATGGCCGTTTGCAACTTTTGGGCGGCAGTCTGGCGGGCTTCGGGATTGGGGTTATTCCCCAGCGTCTTCTCAGCCGCACGACTCAGTTGCTGGGCTAGCTTCAAGTTAGCAGCCGCGTCCTTCTCAGCTTGTAACCGCCGTTCCACCAGGGTTAATTTTTCACGAATCGCCGCTAATTCCTGGGTCACTTGGGGGTCCCCCTGGGGCATGGACTTCAACAGAGCGATCGCCTTTTGTAACTGACTTTTAGCACTGGTGAGGGTTTTCAGATCATTGATCTGCTCAATTTTGCCAACTCCCTCCACCAGGGCTTGTGCTTGAGTGCGAATTTGAGTTTGCCGCTGGTGCAAGCCCCACCACCAGCCACCCACTCCCATGACGAGAATCACCAGGGTCACACCCAGTAGCTGTTGCTTCGTAATCGGACGGATCGGTGGCTTTTCTAGCCTCCGTCCGGGGGGGAGATGCCACAGGATCGGGCGGGTTCAGGATCTCGCTCGGCGCTGGTGGAGTCCCGACAGTACCCTCTGCCAACACCGCTGGACTGAACTCACTGTTAGGAACCCCAGGTTGGGCAGGGATCGGATCTCGCTGGGGAATTCTGGGAGGGGGGGCGGGGGGGCGACTGGGGGGCGGCGGTGCTACGAGGGGAGGCTTAGTCTGTTGGGATCGCTGCTGGGGGAACGGTAGTTTGGGTTGGGGTGTCAGTATGACAACAGGAAAGGACGCTGTAATATCCGTATCCGTATCCTCATCCTCATGTGTGGTGGGGACGAAGGATGGAGGTGTCGGTGCGGGTGAGGCTGATATTGGGGGAGTTGGGGTTGATGGCGATTCAGGGGGGGTCGATGTCAGTATCTGCCATGGCTTCCGATGCCACCGTCTCAGTGATCGCCACCGATGGGGACAGTAGCTGGAATTCCTGACTCCATACTGGGGTCGCACCATTGATTTGGCGGCCATAGACTCTGACCCATGAGATCGAGGGTGCGCCCAGATCCTGCATCGCCTTTTGCAGTGCCGGGATCAGTCGCTTTTGGTCTAAGGGTTGTTCCGATTCCAATAGTAGGTGCATGCAACCATCCCGGCAGGTGACTTTCACGGTCACTCCTTTCGGTTGCAGTACCCGATTCATCAAAATCGTAATGGCTTGGGGGTCGCCCTGCTTTGCGGATTCTAAAAGATTCGGTTGCATGGTACGGAAGCACAGCGGGTAATCAGGCAGATCACGACTGAGCGTCCGGGATAGCCGCCCGGTGACTAGACCCTCAGTTTGATCAGTGGCTATCAGAGTATATTTCAGATCCGGCTGTTGACAGAATACCAGGTGACCTGAATGGCGACGATTTCTCTAAGAGATTTGCCTTATCAGGTGTGGATAGTTGCAACGTCTCCAGGACGTTTATTCTAGCCGGATTGTTTGAGGCGGGGCTATAGCAGCTGGCGATCGCCGATGAAATTGCCCCTTCCAGTCACGCCCGTGCTCTATGATTTTCTAACAAGGTTTCGGTGAGACTGGCCATTTGTTCCAGCTTTGCTTGTAACTGGGTTGCCTGGGTTTTCGCGGATAACTTGCGCTCGATCGCCGCCCGTGCCAGGTCTTCTCTCCCCTGTTTTAGGGCTTCAAAGGCAACGCGCTCCCAGGTGGTCATATCCTCACGGGCCTGATGATATTTCGGCTGGAGATCATCCCAAACTTGCTTGACATCGGCCAGAGCCTGATTCAATAACCGGGTTGCTTCGGCGGGGCTAGAGGTTCGGAGTGCCTGGGCAATGGGTTCGGAGAGCTGTCTAGGGGCGATCGCCCCTAGGTAGGGCATAAAGTCTTGAATCTGGTCGCTGTAGTTGACCCCAGTTTTGCACCAAGTGGCAAAATGTTCGCAGTTATTTGAGAGCAGGTTGTACTGCTGCTCCCCGAGGCGGCTTTGTGCCCGATGAACCACCACTTCTGGCAGAAAACAAGTGGCGTAGGGTTTGATGTAAATTGAACCGCCCAGGGCAAAGGTTTCGAGGGAGGTGCATTCAATCGTCTCACTGGGTTTGCGGTAATGAATCACGGTGCCATCCCCACAGTCAATGCCGTGGTGCTGATAGACTTCCTGGAAGTTGAGCCACTCCCGCATCACATAGATTTGATCGCCCCGCATGATGGATTCACCGCTAGTGCAACGTCCCGGTTGTTGGCCATGGGTGCTCCCCACGCGTCCGGGGTTGGCTTCCCTGTTAATGTAATGACTGTAACCTCCGGTGGGCAGAAGAGGCGACCCGGAAAGTACGTGCCTAACCCCCGATTAACATAGAGGGTATGATCACCAATTCTGTGCAATCCCTGAGCCCATTCCCAATGTTGCACCACCTTATGACACTTGCGCATCAGGGGTAACCCCCGACGTAGGGATTTGGGAACTTTTCGCCGCACCGGATCGAGCCATTGAGAGATCGTTCCCAGCCCTGGAATCACCACTTGCCCCCCGTGGGTATGTCCAGAGAGCTGTAAATCTACCCGCCAGGCTTGGAGTGGCACGGCACTATCGGGATTGTGGGAGAGAACAATCCGAGGCAGTTGCAGGGGGAGTTGGCTCAGGAGTGACTGGGGATTAAATTCCCGTGACCACATATCTGCCAATCCGACGAGGGCAATGTCAGCCCCAAGGGGATAGGCAATTTGGTTCCACAAGACTTGAATGCCAATGGCGGTCAATGCCTGGGTGATCTGAGTTTGGGAGTGGCGATAACAGAGGTCATGATTGCCCAAGACCGCATAGATGCCAGCTCGGCTGCTGAGGGACTGGAGCCGTTGGGCTAGGTCATGGATGGGTTCGGGGTCGTCGGTCACATAGTCGCCCGTCAGCAGAATCAGGTCAGGGTTTGCCCGATTGGTCGCTGCGATCGCCTGTTGCAGGAGGGTTTCTGAGAGACGGAAGCCATCGTAGTGGAGATCGGACAGATGCACAAGGGTGGTGCCCTGGAGTCGATCGGGTAACCCTGCGATCGCAACTGTTACAGACTCAATGGTGAGGGGCCCGGTCAGAATTCGGTGCATGACCTTCCAGGTAGCAAGACAACAAGCTGCAACACAGCTTACCAGAAACCCCTTGATCCCTTAGCGTGTCCAAGCTAACCATCGCTCAAATAATCGCTTCACCCTTGGGGTGAGGCGGGTGCGGTTGTAGGCATCGGCGACCTTCCGGATAACCTCTGCCTGGGTAGGGTAGGGATGGATCACCGAGGCAAGGGTTTTTAAGCCCAGGTTGCCCACCATCGCCAGGGTGACCTCACTGATCATGTCCCCCGCATGGCGAGCCACGATCGTGGCCCCGAGAATTTTGTCCGTCCCCTGTTTAAGGTGGAGCTTGGCAAAGCCTGTGGTTTCACCGTCGGCGATCGCCCGGTCTACTTGGGTCAAGGGCACCTGAAAGGTATCGATGGCAATGCCCTGAGCCTTGGCCTCCGGTTCATATAGCCCCACATGGGCCACCTCTGGGTCAGTGTAGGTCACCCAGGGCATGGTCAAGGTACTGAGCTGCTTGCGACCCAGAAACAGGGCATTTTGAATCACGATCCGGGCGGCGGCATCCGCCGCATGGGTAAATTTCCATTGCATACAGACATCCCCCGCTGCATAAATCCGGGGATTGGTGGTTTGTAGATGGTCATTCACCTGTACCCCCCGTTTGGGGTCGTAGGCCACCCCCACGGCTTCTAGATTCAAATCTTCGATATTGGGGGCGCGTCCGGCTCCGACTAAAATCGCATCCACGGTGACGGTGTGGGCCTGACCTTGAGACTGAAACATCAGCACCTTCTCTGCTCCTTGGACGACAACTTGTTGGATCTGGGCCTGGAGCACCAGTTGAATGCCATCTTGGAGCAGCGCCTGCTGAATCACCGCCGCCGCCTCAGCATCTTCCCGATCCAGAATCTGGGCAGTTTTTGTGAAGCAAAATCACCTCAGAACCGAGGCGTCGAAATGCCTGGGCGAGTTCACAACCAATCGGGCCACCGCCAATCACCGCCAGTCGTCCTGGGCGTTCCGTGAGGGAAAACACGGTTTCATTGGTCAGGTATCCCGCATCTGCCAAACCCGGAATTTGAGGCTGAACGGCGCGGGCACCCGAGGCAATCACCGCCCGCTTGAACCGGAGTTTTGTCTCTCCCACCACCACTGCATCGGCACCCACAAAACGAGCGGCTCCTAAGAAAACATCCACCCCGAGCTGTTGAAACCGCTGCGCCGAATCATGGTGGCTAATATCGGCGCGAATCTGCCGCATTCGTTCCATGACGGCGGCAAAATCAACCGTCGTTCCTGGGGGAACCTCTACCCCCCAGTGGTGGGCATCCCGAACATCGGCATAGGCGCGGGAGGAGCGAATCAAGCACTTAGAGGGCACACACCCGACATTGAGACAATCCCCCCCCCAGCAAATACCGCTCTACCAATGCCACCTTAGCGCCCAGTCCAGCGGCTCCCGCCGCCACCACCAGCCCTGCGGTGCCAGCCCCAATCACCACCAGGTTGTAGCGTTCTAGCGGTTCTGGATTCACCCAGTTCGGGGGGATGGACATTGGCAATCAGGGCTTGATTGTAACCATCCATCGGGGGCAGGGTAACCGGGTCAGAGGGAGCCATGGCGGTGCCTTTTTATCGTACTGGTCAGGCAGGTTAGAAGATTCCCAGACTGTCAAACGTCTTGGGTGAGGGCTTGGCGGGCGATGCGGCTGACATAGATCGTGACAACGACTGTGGCCACAAGACCCAGGAGGCGAATGCCCCACTGAAATGCCGGATTGAGGGAGGGACTGGCAACTCCAATCAGGGCAAGGTCTGTGATCAGGGACCCCAGATATACATAAGCCACTGTCCCTGGAATCATCCCTATGGAGGCTAGAACGTAGTCCCACAGGGAGACCTGGGTGATGCCATAGGCGTAGTTGAGCAACACAAAGGGAAAGATGGGGGAGAGGCGGGTGAGCAGCACAATTTTCAACCCTTCTCGACCGACCGCATCATCAATGGCCTTAAATTTAGCATTGCCTGCGATTTTTCGAGCCACCCAGTTCCGTGCCAGATAGCGACCCACCAAAAAGGCAGCGGTAGCTCCCAGGGTGGCTCCCACCATAACTACCCCTGAACCAATGATGACTCCAAACAGGGAACCCGCCCCGTAAGGTCAGCACTGAACCGGGGATCAGGGCAACGGTGGCGATCGCATAGAGTCCGATAAAGACGATGGGGGCGATCGCCCCGTAACTCCGCACCTGATCCAAGCCACTGAGGAGCAGTTGTTGGGGAAGGATCGGCTCACTAGCCGTCT comes from Neosynechococcus sphagnicola sy1 and encodes:
- a CDS encoding lecithin retinol acyltransferase family protein — translated: MRGDQIYVMREWLNFQEVYQHHGIDCGDGTVIHYRKPSETIECTSLETFALGGSIYIKPYATCFLPEVVVHRAQSRLGEQQYNLLSNNCEHFATWCKTGVNYSDQIQDFMPYLGAIAPRQLSEPIAQALRTSSPAEATRLLNQALADVKQVWDDLQPKYHQAREDMTTWERVAFEALKQGREDLARAAIERKLSAKTQATQLQAKLEQMASLTETLLENHRARA
- a CDS encoding TVP38/TMEM64 family protein; translation: MVGATLGATAAFLVGRYLARNWVARKIAGNAKFKAIDDAVGREGLKIVLLTRLSPIFPFVLLNYAYGITQVSLWDYVLASIGMIPGTVAYVYLGSLITDLALIGVASPSLNPAFQWGIRLLGLVATVVVTIYVSRIARQALTQDV
- a CDS encoding DUF4115 domain-containing protein: MTLVILVMGVGGWWWGLHQRQTQIRTQAQALVEGVGKIEQINDLKTLTSAKSQLQKAIALLKSMPQGDPQVTQELAAIREKLTLVERRLQAEKDAAANLKLAQQLSRAAEKTLGNNPNPEARQTAAQKLQTAINLLEVIPPTAFVAKQAQTDLAKDRQRYSVISGEPVPKPQFSNQPMVSQGHRPIQVVLNFQGQSWLQVTTDGKIQYEGILSKGTQKTWTAREKLILRVGNAGNILAGFNGAPMKPLGKPGEVSEYSYTPKEASSRQLLPNPRR
- a CDS encoding ABC transporter ATP-binding protein — its product is MHLEVCHLFKQFKTRQGTLVALKDINLHVETGEFICAVGASGSGKSTLLRLVAGLDMPTAGEIRVDDVPVTGPGPDRGMVFQSYTLYPWMNVANNVGFGLKLRGMAARDRHQQVNYYLDVVGLSHCAQCFPKELSGGMKQRVAIARALASQPQILLMDEPFGALDVQTKETLQQFLLQVWRRTGTTILMITHDVEEAVFLSGRIYVLTSQPGSIKQELSIDLPGERDYQIRRHPRFQNYKDEIVTLLRQEALPILA
- a CDS encoding FAD-dependent oxidoreductase encodes the protein MPSKCLIRSSRAYADVRDAHHWGVEVPPGTTVDFAAVMERMRQIRADISHHDSAQRFQQLGVDVFLGAARFVGADAVVVGETKLRFKRAVIASGARAVQPQIPGLADAGYLTNETVFSLTERPGRLAVIGGGPIGCELAQAFRRLGSEVILLHKNCPDSGSGRC
- a CDS encoding metallophosphoesterase, coding for MHRILTGPLTIESVTVAIAGLPDRLQGTTLVHLSDLHYDGFRLSETLLQQAIAATNRANPDLILLTGDYVTDDPEPIHDLAQRLQSLSSRAGIYAVLGNHDLCYRHSQTQITQALTAIGIQVLWNQIAYPLGADIALVGLADMWSREFNPQSLLSQLPLQLPRIVLSHNPDSAVPLQAWRVDLQLSGHTHGGQVVIPGLGTISQWLDPVRRKVPKSLRRGLPLMRKCHKVVQHWEWAQGLHRIGDHTLYVNRGLGTYFPGRLFCPPEVTVITLTGKPTPDAWGAPMANNRDVALAVNPSCGAIKSM
- a CDS encoding FAD-dependent oxidoreductase, with the protein product MIQQALLQDGIQLVLQAQIQQVVVQGAEKVLMFQSQGQAHTVTVDAILVGAGRAPNIEDLNLEAVGVAYDPKRGVQVNDHLQTTNPRIYAAGDVCMQWKFTHAADAAARIVIQNALFLGRKQLSTLTMPWVTYTDPEVAHVGLYEPEAKAQGIAIDTFQVPLTQVDRAIADGETTGFAKLHLKQGTDKILGATIVARHAGDMISEVTLAMVGNLGLKTLASVIHPYPTQAEVIRKVADAYNRTRLTPRVKRLFERWLAWTR
- a CDS encoding ABC transporter permease subunit; protein product: MEPSHPPDVAEEMMDSPLSNFQVSAPDPRKMLSPTIFWRIADPIPRALAWILMTLSIVLPFSLWWLIASSGVVAPLFLPSPGQVGGALQRLWSNGSLLKDSTASLMRVLCGFSLAALISIPLGILMGTFTSVRSLAEPLIGIVRYMPAPAFIPLLILYFGLGETPKILLISIGTLFFNTLMVMDAVKFVPKELIETTYTLGGRRRQVLLQVITPYVLPNIIDACRVNMAASWNLVIVSELVAATEGLGRRISVAQRFLRTDEIFAGLITIGLIGLMLDLLFRLLSRVACRWAVE
- the hypB gene encoding hydrogenase nickel incorporation protein HypB; translated protein: MNIPSPAIAIEAGNCPSDEMPQLCRRDCYRFSSCPLPPWLLLPTMHQTFDAALEINLLHANQQGADQNRAHFDQWGITCLNLMSSPGAGKTVLLERTLAALHPELQIAVIEGDMTTELDADRLRQYGVPVIAINTGRSCHLDSRMVAGGLHQLTHKVDPTSLDLVLVENVGNLVCPAEFEVGEHAKVALLSVTEGDDKPLKYPIMFREADCLLVTKLDLAPYVDVDLERIAANVRQINPEIVLIPVSAKTGVGLDIWFDWVRTQVTRPDKLSVVTQEFSGR
- a CDS encoding ABC transporter substrate-binding protein, translated to MKIRRLLAWFGIFLVSLIVTVSCASPPTTPTTPTPTPTTSTSVRIGFSAWPGWFPWQVAEEAKIFAANQVAVDLKWFDGYLDSINALTVGQLDGNSQTLNDTLSSVAAGSDQVIVLVNDNSTGNDQIIVRQGINAIADLKGKKVAAEEGTVDHFLLLLGLQKAGLAQKDIEFKPLETGAAAAAFAAGQVDAVGVFAPFTTKALERSGSKVLFSSKDFPGAISDHLAVSRKFLQAHPQEVQAMVNSWFATLDFIQKNQPQALEIMAKRAGVTVAEYKDYDAGTHIFSVAENLKAFEPGQDMTALPFAAKQISQFLVSSGLIKQAPDLSNLFDPQFVKAYAAAHPS
- a CDS encoding DUF4079 domain-containing protein, coding for MIFEIPPSAKFWLNFVHPTLMWLLLALTLYALYTGIQVRRTRAVETEQRKELIKGRFNLKHYQIGSLLLAIMVLGTLGGMAVTYINNGKLFFGPHLLAGLTMTGLIAISASLSPYMQKGHDWARYLHIALNVSLVGLFGWQAVTGMEIVQRIISKA
- a CDS encoding single-stranded DNA-binding protein; translated protein: MTWALVTVCGNLGAKPTIKHFDTGNVVCNFVLYVNRPKSGETDGPPPLKLYVDVWGKQADSCMNLLDKGSKATVTGTLDEESYQDREGNPVTQIKVRFAQVLDYGFKPSGDRPGD